CAGATGACGATAGCAGATGACCACATACATTTGTTTGTTGAGTGTGACCCAAAGTGGAGTCCTTCTGAGATAGCAAAACAATTCAAAGGGTATTCAGGGAGAGTATTACTGAAGAAACATCCTGAAATCCAAGACCAGTATTTCTGGAATAGTAGTTTCTGGAAGATAGGATATTTTGTCAGTACAGCAGGCAAGGTATCTGAAGAGACGGTCCGAAAATATATTGAAAGAAGCGAACATAGCTGACGCGATTCACCCACGGGTACAGTGACCCGTGGAACTCTCGTTGATTTTCTTTAGATTAGAGGAGTCCCGTCGGCTTGGGGTCCTAGCCGAGGACCATAGGGCGGCAGACCGTCACCGTCATCGTCACCGTTTTCGAAGTATCTTTTCTCGGAGTAATCGGTCGAACGTTCGACTGGAACACGTCCTATAGACTCTATCATCTCGACGTAGTCGTCGAACGAACGGAACTCTCCGTAGTCACCCCCCGCACGTTTGGTGATCTCCTCCGAGAGGAGTGTACCCATGAAGTCGTTGGCACCGCAGTCAAGCATCCTGAGTGCTTTTTGGTCTCCGAACTTCGCCCAGCTAGTCTGTA
This region of Candidatus Afararchaeum irisae genomic DNA includes:
- the tnpA gene encoding IS200/IS605 family transposase; amino-acid sequence: QMTIADDHIHLFVECDPKWSPSEIAKQFKGYSGRVLLKKHPEIQDQYFWNSSFWKIGYFVSTAGKVSEETVRKYIERSEHS